The Aphelocoma coerulescens isolate FSJ_1873_10779 chromosome 8, UR_Acoe_1.0, whole genome shotgun sequence genome contains the following window.
GGAATTGTCATTTAAGCACGCAGTGCTGTGCCAAAGTACCCCCGCATCCCTCCTTCCCCAAAAAGGGGGTCCTGGGGTTCAGCCTTTGGCGAAGCTTCCcgccagggctgctctggtgcccccGAGCTCCCTGGGCAGAGAGAGGCcccaggaggagcagcccccaggGATGCTCCCGTACGCCCCGGCTCCCCAGGCAGGGAGAGGCCCCGGCAGGCACAGCCCCGCTGCTGGCCTGCCTCCCGCCTTCCTCCCAGCAGCTTGCCGGATTCCTGAGCGCTGACACAGGATGCTGCCGCAGTGAGTGTGCAGAaccttcctccccttcccctgccccaggaGAGGAGGGATGGGCGGGTGATGCCGGGTTGCATCAGGCCAGGAGGGAGCGAGAGCGGCCGGAGTGAAACGCGGAGCCTCCTGCGAATCCCTGGCTGCCCGTCGGCTCCCAGCCCCGAGGgcttcccccagcccctgctggcACCTGGCCCGGGCCAGACACCTTTGAAGGCCGGGACGATTCACACTGCTGACACTCCCTTATTGGCGAGAGCCGGtttaaagccatttcctctccccagaaggtgtccctgaggaGAGCCGCAGCTCACCCGCCCGGAGCTGCAACCAGGGATTGCTCCTGGATGATTACAGCAGGAGAAAAGTGAAAGCCTGCTGCCTGCCCTCCTTCCCAAGCATCATCCTGGCAGCCCAGCTGCCACGCTCCCTCTGCCAGCATCTATCCCACCCTCCGGCTGCGCTAAAGGATTTTCCCAGCACTTCTCCTTTCCCATGGGACCTGACCCTAACTGGGGGAAGGGCAGCAGCCGAGGACAGTGCTTCCAGCAGCTCGTTACTATTCTAGGAAGGGTAGGATCCTGCCATCTTCCCATTAAGTCATATCCTCCTCGACCCGGTGAGGCAGTTTCCATAGGAGTCACCCTCTCTCCCAAGTGAtggaagtttttatttttatctggcTTATTTATGCACTTCTCTTCCCTCCTTCGGCGTTTGCCTGGGCGGTGAGTTTGGGTCATTAGCCTCAGCTCGAGCTCATTCCCTGTCCTTGCTCAGCTGTCCCATCTCTCACCCTCATCTCTGTAGCACTGCGAGTAGAAGAAAAAGTCCAGGGGTTGAAGCAACACAACAGAACAGATGAGTTAAGGAAAACAGACCCAGCTCAGGTAAAATTGATTACAGgaattggaggaaaaaaaaggtactgGGTGAGTAAAAATTAAATCAGAGCCAAAAAATTGGTTCCAAAAGTAACACAGTGTCATTATTAAGGATCTTTTTAGATTTGAGGCTGGTCTGATCCAGACCCCTCACCAGAGCAGGAAACTTTAACCAGAGCTCACCAGCAGCTATCCCATCTCCGTCATTTTTTTCCGTCCCCCTCAGCCACAGCAGCCAGAGGCTCCCTGGGAACACGCACGTCCCAGGGAGCAAACCCCACACGTCACGAAAACACAGCCACGGGAGCAGGCGAGGTGTGCGTCGGAGCAGCAGATGAAGCTGGGCCGGGTCTTTCGGGGACACGGCTCCGTGGCCGTGAGCCGGGAAGGGAGAACTGGCTCACCTCAGGTAGCTCCACGGGAGGTCACACGAGCCCGAGGGAGCTGCGTGGGCATCTGTGGGCAGCCTCTGCCCTGTTTGCAGAGGCCAGCAGCAATTAAGCTGTTGCACAACTCTGGAAGACAGAAGATACGAGCGCTCCTGGGTGTTCTGTGCCAGAGGGAGGTTGGGTCTTGTCTGCGTAGGGACACCAGGGCCACACGAACCAGTAAGACCAGGTGATCTTCCAGGGGTTGGATGCCCAGAAAACCTTTGGAAATGCCAAGATCAGGAGTGCCCCCGTCCCATTTCAGGACTTGGAAGCTGGGCAAAACCATCCACTGCCACGGAGACTGTTGGTGGACAAGCAGAAGGACAAACTTGCTCCCCCACGGCCCTGGGAGGGAAGCTGTGCTGGTGCAAGAGCAGGAGGCTGTTTCCATCCTGGCTTCTGACCCTCAGAGCAAAGTGCTTCCTGAgggagcaggagagctggggCATAGTCCTCCGTAgccatcctccttctcctgttcTCCTCTTACTGGAGAGATCCTGAGGTGACCTTGGCTCCCTTGTGAGGGGAGTGAGAGTGGGGGGCTTCTCCTGGAGAGCACCTGTACAAGTGAAGCAGGGACAGTGCCTTCCCATCACCTCCCAAAGGACAGCAAGTGAAAAGAAACATCTCATCACACCCCTTTTCCTTGTGTCATCTACCAGACTGAAATTGTGTGTCACCATTAGGTGCAATTACCTAGAAAACTAAGGTAGGACTTTTGCTTTTACCTAAGCATAGGGAGCTGTTAAATTGTACACAAAGTAGTAGAGCTGCCTCACAGCCACCCCAGGCCAGGCAGCTTCTCCTAatctctccccttccccccatCCCTTTGGGATGACCCAGCCCAACACCTCCAGTTCTCACAGAAACAAGGTGTAAAAACCCCATTCTGCCCTCTGTTTGGGGCAGCACCACTCCCCACACACCTATTCCAGCACAGAGAAAGCAGGGAGCAGAGACCCTCGTCCTGGTCACTTCTCATCTCCCACCCTAAACAGGCTCCCAAGGTTCAGCCAGATATTCCAGGCTGCATTTCACAGCACACAAACACCTTCGACTTGCCAGAGACGCAATTCTCAGTTGAAAAGTTCATTAATTAGGAGCAAAGAAGCCTCTAGTGAATCTTCTAGCAagaagcaagggaaaaaaaaaaattcccccacaATTCAGTCTAATTACAACGCCTTGGGGCGCTCCAGTCACTGTGAAGCCGAGGCCAAACTTTCCTCCCCACCCCTAAGAGGAGGAACTTTAACCCAGTTATAGTTTTACTGataatggaagagaaaaaaaaaaaaaaccctcctgatATTTATCATTTGAACTATTCTGCAAGTAACAGCAAAGAGCAGGCACTGAAAAGCACTTCTTGCAGAGCAGTAGCTGTGTTCTACTGGGTAGAATCCGctcacacagccccagcccgcagctccaagcaggcaaCGCTGGAGGCCAGTGCTCGGGCCGGCTGTGCCACAGGCCCGGTCAAACTGCACCCAGCTGCTCCTCGGGGATTTAGCAACCGCTTTCCACCCACAGACAGTGACTTTGCACATTAGGTACTTTCAGAGCAAGACCTCAAACGCCAcggcagctccagccccgggAAGAGGCAGGCTGTAGCCAGAAGAGCAGTGGGAGCACCTGGAAGATCCTGGGAAGGACTCCAGGCATCCTGACATAAGTTCCCTTTCTTCCCCAGCTCCCAGAAGAGCTGGACTCCAACCCACCCCAAGCCTCTGGCGAGGCTGGGTGGATCCAGCCACAGACATGCAGAACCACACCCCGGCTGCtgcctgccctcctccccctcgaGCCAGCGGGGCACAAACAGGAACTAGGCTCATacagttgaaaatatttaatacgTGTTGTACACGTAGAATTACATTTTATACAAAACATGATACATCACTGAAGGAGAACACTGTACAAAATTCCCTACGGGAGCCCCAAGCCTTTATACAACAAAGACCGGGAGTTACCAAGCCTAACAAACAGGCTCAAGGACTTTCCGTCAGAGCGTCTGTAAACTTCGTTCCTCTCAATaaacacttttaaaaagcaCCATGTAATAGTTCTGACCTAAACCTTTCCAAAATAGAGactttatttaataaatttaatACTTTCCAAGCTTAAAATATCACCCGCCGGGAGCGCCCCTCGGGTCGGCGGCAGCCGAGGAGCCTCCCCCGGGCGCCGGGGAGGGCGGCGGCTCTGCCGGGAAGGGGAATTCCGGgagggcagggccgggggcgCTCCCAGGGCGGGTGCCGGCAGCCGGGACCCGGCGCGGAACGGGGAagtgctgccgctgctgccccgCGGTCCCTCCCGtgccgcggcgcggggcgggtgTCACCTCCGGGCCCCCCGGCCCGCGGCGGGGAGCCAGTCTCTGCGGCCGGGCCATCAGAAGGCCACGATGGCCGTGCTCCAGGGGTTGAGGGTCCGCAGCACCGGCTCGTCGCAGCAGATCTGTCCCGGCTCGGCCGCCGCCTCGGCGGGCGCTGTGCCCGACGCCGCCTCGCCGCCGTCCATGGGCGGCCGCCGCCGGCTCTTGGGCTCCTTGCTGAGCAGTCCCGAGAAGCTGGAGCCGAAGATGCTGATGAGGCTGGCCACGTTGCCCGTCTCCATGTCCTCCTGCTCGCCCGGCGGcgacggcggcggcggtggtGGTGGCGGCGGCTCCTCTTCCTCGCGGCGGGGCTTCTTCACCGGGGAGCCCGCCTGGCCGCGCTCGCCGGCGCTCCGCTTGCGGGGGCAGTGCGGCGGCGGGGGGGCCCCGGCGCAGCCCCCGCGGTTCTCCTCGCCGCAGCAACAGCGCCGCGGCCGGGGGCCCTGGCAGTCCGTGCCCGCCTCGTCctgcgggggcggcggcggcggctcctcgGCCGCCCAGGCGGCGGTGCGGGGCGGCGGCTCCTCCTCGGGGtggccggcggccgcggggggcgGCTCGGGCGGGCAGCCCGGCTCGCTCAGGTAGACCTGCCGGGCGCTGCGCAGCACCAGCGACACCAGGAGGTTCTTGTGCAGCTTCAGGCCGCCGCGCTGGCCCCGCGCGCTGTAGATCTTGCCCAGTGAGATGCTGACGATGCGATGCGCTTCCAGCTTGAACTCCATGGGGAAAACCGGTGGGCGAaggggggaagaaaggaaaaagaaagaatttaaaaaaaaaaaaaaatccgcgCTGGCCGAGGGGACCCGCACGGCAACCCCCACTCCGCACGCCGCCCCTTCGCGCCGCAGACTGAGCGAGCCTACGCGCCCGCCCGCCTTTTATACCGCCCCCGCCTcggccaatcagagcgcgccgCCGGCCGCTCCAACCGCCGGCTGGCCcccgcgcgcgcgcgccggCCAATGGCGGCGCAGGGCAGCGCGTTCGAAAGCTCGCCCCGCGGAGAGGGCTCTTAAAGCGGCAACGCCAGCGCGCCGCGCGGAGTGGGGCCCACCGCAGCGGCGGCTCTCTGCTCCCCCCGCGGGCCCGAGCGGAGCGGCGGACAGCGCCGGGAGGTTTGGC
Protein-coding sequences here:
- the IER5 gene encoding immediate early response gene 5 protein, which codes for MEFKLEAHRIVSISLGKIYSARGQRGGLKLHKNLLVSLVLRSARQVYLSEPGCPPEPPPAAAGHPEEEPPPRTAAWAAEEPPPPPPQDEAGTDCQGPRPRRCCCGEENRGGCAGAPPPPHCPRKRSAGERGQAGSPVKKPRREEEEPPPPPPPPPSPPGEQEDMETGNVASLISIFGSSFSGLLSKEPKSRRRPPMDGGEAASGTAPAEAAAEPGQICCDEPVLRTLNPWSTAIVAF